TGATAATTTAAACAAAATGGTAGGTTTTGTCCCAAATCTATATGCTGCATTTGCACATTCTGAAAATGCTTTAGGAAATTATCTGACGCTGCAAAATGCAAAAACATCCATGAGAGCTAAAGAGCGTGAAGTAATCAATTTAGTAGTCAGTCAGGTCAATAATTGTCTGTATTGCCTGAGCGCACATACTGCTTTCGCAAAAATGAATGGCTTTACTGATGCCCAGATTTTAGAAATCCGTAAGGCTGAGATTACTTTCGATCCAAAACTTTCAGCTTTAGCAAATGTGGTTAAAAGTATCACTGAGAATAAAGGTCATGCAGATGCACAGCTTTTACTGGAATTCTATGCCGCAGGTTACAATGAAGGAAACCTGGTTGATATTGTAATGGTGATTGGCGACAAAGTAATTACCAATTATCTGCATGCTTTAACTGATATTCCTGTAGACTGGCCTTTAGCGCCTGCCTTATAATAAATGATTTAGCATTGATAATATTGAAATATTAATCTATTTTTATATAGAATAAAAGATTAACAATGAAGATATTATCAATGCTTTTCTACTTCTTTGCGCATCATGGAGCCTGGTCATTCTTGGTATTACTGATCACTGGCATTGTTCTTTCTTTTTGGCGAAGCAGTATTTTTTACGTGATTCTGAGTTTTATTTTAGCGCTGGCCAATGTTTTTACCGGTCAGTTCGTTAATGCAGCTTTTCTTGCACATTATGGAGTGAGAGGATCTGCGGTTGTAACGCTGGAACAGGAAACCAGTTCTACTTTAAATGATTCTCCGATCTGGGATTATGATGCTGTTGTTCATACTGCCGATGGAAAAGACGTAGTGACGGATTTTTCTACCACTACTGCTTCGATCTATCCGATTCGCAATGAAATTATTATTCCACCCCACGGAGAGCGTTTTGTAGTTAAATATATCCCTGGTTTTGAAAGGAATATTGTGATTATGAGAGACGAATCACCTTATGGGATTAAAAGGAAAATTGCTGAAAATCGAGCGCCTTTACAGAAAGCTCAAGGCGAGTACAATTCCAATACGAAGAATGAGTCTTTCCGTAAAGCATATGTACAAGCCCTCAAAGATTATATAGAAAACCCGGAAAATGCGAGTGACAGTCTTAATATTAAGGCTTACAAATCAATTATTCAGGATTTAACTAGTCCTTCATCAGTAAATCAACAGTAGCATTGGCATCAGCAATCACCGCTGCCGGATAATTATTAATTTCCAGGATTCTGATTGCATTCCTTGTTTTTAAAGGGCCTTTTTTAATGGTATGATCAAAGATCAGTTCTTCTTCAGCAATAGTTTCGGAGAAATGATAGTGTTCATATTGTGTTTTCAGCAAGTCGTTAAGTTCGGTATCATGGGTGGAAACGAAAACCTGATTATTGCCTTTAGCCAGGTAGGAGAGGATCGCTTTTCCGGCCGAAACCCGTTCAATCGTATTGGTTCCTTTGAAAATCTCATCCAGGATAAAGAAACAAGGTTCCTCGCTCACTGATTCTTCGATAAAGTTTTTGATGATCCTCATTTCTTCAAAATAATAACTCTTCTCTTCCAGTAAGCTATCCGAAATGGTAATAGAGGAGAATATTTTTGAATA
The sequence above is drawn from the Pedobacter cryoconitis genome and encodes:
- a CDS encoding carboxymuconolactone decarboxylase family protein, coding for MKTFTVPTREEVTPANQAIFDNLNKMVGFVPNLYAAFAHSENALGNYLTLQNAKTSMRAKEREVINLVVSQVNNCLYCLSAHTAFAKMNGFTDAQILEIRKAEITFDPKLSALANVVKSITENKGHADAQLLLEFYAAGYNEGNLVDIVMVIGDKVITNYLHALTDIPVDWPLAPAL